A stretch of DNA from Tribolium castaneum strain GA2 chromosome 7, icTriCast1.1, whole genome shotgun sequence:
GGTAATACATCTTCTATTAAAAACGCCTTGTTTTATTGCCTGTCGATGTAGAACTTTTCCCCAAACCACTCCCGATGCTCGTTTAAGTAactaaaacgaaaacaaatcaCGACAAATCGCCAAATTCCGTGAAATTACTCAATAAAAGTGTCCATGTGTTGCAATAAAGTTGTCCATTTTTTCTCATCAATGGTGGCTGCGTTCAACAATTCGGGCAATTTGACAAAAAGTCGCGTCAAATGAATGGCACCGTACACAAGACATGGGGGAGGGGGTTGTTGATTGTACACATGTTCAGGTAAAAGGCGGAGCGAAAGTGGGCGTGAGCCACAACTGTCATTATTGTCAACGCTACGAGCGAAGCGAGTGCTTAACATATATAGTTTTTCGATTAGTTTTTCTCACCTTGAACTAGCTTTTGCTTTAGCGCTATCCTGACTATTACCATTCGAAACAGCGTCAGTGCTTTTGTTTGATCTCAGACTTCGCTTCCTTTGCATGGCTTGCCTATTGCCATTTTGGTAATCATCATGATTGTTTGGATACGTTATGTAATCCATATAACTAACCTCATTTTTTGAACTATAAAAACGTTATATAGCGAAacttctcaaaaaaaaaaaacgaaataacaacactttcagttttttttctgacGAAGTTTGAAACGaaaattgaatgaaaaaacTGATCTAAACCATTCTTAGCGataaatttggtgttttttcctAGGAATATAATAGACTGACCTTGAGACTTCTTTGTCCAAATGAATAGAAGTATACACAGCCTGCTTCGTCTCAATTTGCCCTTGTTCACACTTATACAGCAACAAATCATTGACCGTGTAATCAAAATACAGACGGATGCCGTCCAGAACCTCgctacaaatatttaaactgCAAAAATACCCCAGTGTTAaaaaaccagaaaaaaaaCGCCACGTTTCGTACTTTCTTTGTACATCTTCAGGCCGCCTCCTTTGCGTGTTATTGAACGGATACCTGTGCCTCTGACTGGTCTTTTCGTTCAAATCACTAATCTGGCCATTGGCATAATGCCTCcaat
This window harbors:
- the LOC658850 gene encoding male-specific lethal 3 homolog; translation: MVSTRGIKLKFCENERVLCYEPDPTKAKVLYDSKVLDVVVAKDQRGRKTVEYLIHFQGWNSSWDRYVSEEYVLKDTPENRQLQKDLAEKSQLQLGAYLYRRDRKKSRKTSTTAPSSDDCSSGSPTRMDTDDGQGVTSSSEDDSSIEEETVPIELTPELRACLEQDYCLINTKNKLVKLPAEPNVVTILENYWRHYANGQISDLNEKTSQRHRYPFNNTQRRRPEDVQRNLNICSEVLDGIRLYFDYTVNDLLLYKCEQGQIETKQAVYTSIHLDKEVSSSKNEVSYMDYITYPNNHDDYQNGNRQAMQRKRSLRSNKSTDAVSNGNSQDSAKAKASSSVDNNDSCGSRPLSLRLLPEHVYNQQPPPPCLVYGAIHLTRLFVKLPELLNAATIDEKKWTTLLQHMDTFIDYLNEHREWFGEKFYIDRQ